Part of the Mytilus galloprovincialis chromosome 14, xbMytGall1.hap1.1, whole genome shotgun sequence genome is shown below.
GGAACAATTGTTGctttcgaaatattttttttactcggtacaGTTTTTGATGTTGAAATCATTCTTGTAATAAATACAGCTGTTGTTTTTGAAATAACTCTGGTGAACGGTACAACTGTTGTTTTTAAAGTAATTTCGGATAATCTTTGATCAGTTGTTTCAAACATTGTTTTCGTTGTCAATTTAAATTTTTCCAGATTTTTAGATTTAGTTGTTGTCGATTTGGATAAAAACAGGGAATATTTCACCGATGAATCATTAGTCGTCCGTGCAATGTCCGATGTTTTTGATGAAACAATTTTCGTTGCTGGGCTTGATATTCTCGTTGTCAAATCTAAAAAgcagaataaaatatcataaatttgaGACAGACATATCTGAATTACaatgaataaaacaataaaggaaaagaaaacattattttcaaGTTTATCTATAAATAAACGCTATTATATAGTCCAAAATTAATCAAGCGAGAACAACGGAAAAACGGAAACACTGAACTGTTCAACGCATGACCTTCAACACACATCGAAAATATTTATGACATTTAAAGAATTACCTGTATTCAATGTCTGTCCGTGATTACATAAATCTGAGTCACAGCATTTAATTTGGTCCAAAATGACTGGTTCTGCATTATTAAATAGGGAGAAATTCGTATtctctgtttttttgcatatc
Proteins encoded:
- the LOC143058033 gene encoding uncharacterized protein LOC143058033, with the protein product MAGLSEERGLYCAVCFNARNPALCKATTLCSLESKDQLCGGRKYINNRGQVRYELGCVPSQICKKTENTNFSLFNNAEPVILDQIKCCDSDLCNHGQTLNTDLTTRISSPATKIVSSKTSDIARTTNDSSVKYSLFLSKSTTTKSKNLEKFKLTTKTMFETTDQRLSEITLKTTVVPFTRVISKTTAVFITRMISTSKTVPSKKNISKATIVPISSTGWLRIPMHNTKWIHIPG